The Natronomonas salsuginis genome includes a region encoding these proteins:
- a CDS encoding beta-CASP ribonuclease aCPSF1, which yields MSAVERKLDNIKATIVSEVPNNISVSEVTYEGPELVVYTRDPKKFASDGDLIRRLASKLRKRITVRPDPEVLAPPSEARERIMNVIPEEAGVSDLDFHADTGEVVIEAQKPGMVIGRHGSTLREITQKVGWTPEVVRTPPIESSTVSNVRNFLKQERDERRDILERIGRQIHREELSDDEWVRITTLGCCREVGRAAFILNTPETRVLIDCGDKPGAEGEVPYLQVPEALGAGASNIDAVVLTHAHLDHSALVPLLFKYGYDGPIYCTEPTRDLMGLLTLDYLDVAAKEGRAPPYESAQVREAIKHSIPIEYGDVTDIAPDLKLTFHNAGHILGSAVTHFHVGDGLYNVAFSGDIHYDDTRLFNGAVNDFPRVETLVMESTYGGRNDYQTDQADSERKLKEIIRETTTEGGKVLIPAFAVGRSQEIMLVLEEAMREGEIPTVPVHLDGMIWEATAIHTTYPEYLRDDLRDRIFHDDENPFLADQFNHIDGGEDERQDVADGGPCIIISTSGMVEGGPIMSWLNHVGGEADSRLVFVGYQAQGTLGRRIQNGWDEIPMNDRANGRGTLQLNMDVETVDGFSGHADRQGLMNFVRTMNPRPEKVLCVHGDESSVQDLSSALYHEFNMRTFAPKNLETFRFK from the coding sequence ATGAGTGCAGTAGAGCGGAAACTCGACAATATCAAGGCGACGATCGTCAGCGAAGTGCCGAACAACATTTCCGTGTCGGAGGTGACCTACGAGGGCCCGGAGCTGGTCGTCTACACGCGCGACCCCAAGAAGTTCGCGAGCGACGGCGATCTGATTCGTCGGCTCGCCTCGAAGCTCCGAAAGCGGATCACCGTCCGACCCGACCCCGAGGTGTTGGCTCCGCCGAGCGAGGCGCGCGAGCGAATCATGAACGTGATTCCCGAGGAAGCGGGCGTCAGCGATCTCGACTTCCACGCCGACACCGGCGAGGTCGTCATCGAGGCACAAAAGCCCGGAATGGTTATCGGCCGACACGGCTCGACGCTCCGGGAGATCACCCAGAAGGTCGGGTGGACGCCGGAGGTCGTTCGAACGCCGCCGATCGAGTCGTCGACCGTCTCGAACGTCCGCAACTTCCTGAAACAGGAGCGCGACGAGCGCCGCGACATCCTCGAACGCATCGGCCGGCAGATCCACCGCGAGGAGCTGTCCGACGACGAGTGGGTCCGGATCACGACGCTCGGCTGCTGTCGCGAGGTCGGCCGCGCCGCGTTCATCCTCAACACGCCCGAAACGCGCGTTCTCATCGACTGCGGCGACAAACCCGGCGCGGAGGGCGAAGTGCCGTATCTGCAGGTCCCCGAGGCGCTCGGCGCGGGCGCATCGAACATCGACGCCGTCGTCCTCACCCACGCTCACCTCGACCACTCGGCACTCGTTCCCCTGCTGTTCAAATACGGCTACGACGGACCGATCTACTGCACCGAGCCGACCCGCGATCTGATGGGGCTACTCACGCTCGATTACCTCGACGTCGCCGCCAAGGAGGGTCGCGCGCCGCCGTACGAGTCCGCGCAGGTCCGCGAGGCAATCAAACACAGCATCCCGATCGAGTACGGCGACGTGACCGACATCGCGCCGGATCTGAAGCTCACCTTCCACAACGCCGGGCACATCCTCGGCTCGGCGGTCACGCACTTCCACGTCGGGGACGGTCTTTACAACGTCGCGTTCTCGGGCGACATCCACTACGACGACACCCGGCTGTTCAACGGCGCGGTCAACGACTTCCCGCGCGTCGAGACGCTCGTCATGGAGTCGACCTACGGCGGCCGAAACGACTACCAGACCGACCAGGCCGATTCCGAGCGGAAACTCAAGGAGATCATCCGGGAGACGACGACAGAGGGCGGCAAGGTGCTCATCCCCGCCTTCGCGGTCGGCCGCTCCCAGGAGATCATGCTCGTCTTAGAGGAGGCGATGCGCGAGGGCGAGATCCCGACGGTCCCCGTCCACCTCGACGGGATGATCTGGGAGGCGACCGCGATCCACACCACCTACCCCGAGTACCTCCGCGACGACCTCCGCGATCGGATCTTCCACGACGACGAGAACCCCTTCCTCGCCGACCAGTTCAACCACATCGACGGCGGCGAGGACGAGCGACAGGACGTCGCCGACGGCGGCCCCTGCATCATCATCTCCACCTCGGGGATGGTCGAGGGCGGCCCGATCATGTCGTGGCTCAACCACGTCGGTGGCGAGGCCGACTCGCGGCTCGTCTTCGTCGGCTACCAGGCGCAGGGGACGCTCGGCCGTCGGATCCAGAACGGCTGGGACGAGATCCCGATGAACGACCGCGCGAACGGCCGCGGGACGCTACAGTTGAACATGGACGTCGAGACGGTCGACGGCTTCTCCGGACACGCCGACCGACAGGGGCTGATGAACTTCGTCCGCACGATGAACCCACGTCCCGAGAAAGTGCTCTGCGTCCACGGCGACGAGTCGTCGGTGCAGGACCTCTCCTCGGCGCTGTACCACGAGTTCAACATGCGGACGTTCGCGCCGAAGAACCTCGAAACGTTCCGGTTTAAATAG
- a CDS encoding single-stranded-DNA-specific exonuclease RecJ — protein MAAADGPVPELQSRADACAERLCSADRVLLASHIDADGLTSAAVAATALERASIPFEAVFEKQLDAESIASIAAREYETVLFTDFGSGQLDVIAEHERDGAFVPVIADHHRPAEADTDLHLNPLLEGIDGASELSGAGTTYVLARALAACSDADERHDNRDLAALAVVGAVGDMQASDGELHGANAGIVAEGVAAGALEETTDLAIYGKQTRPLPKLLEYASDVRIPGITNDERGVVSFLDGLDVECRADGAWKQWVDLTDDEKQRLASALVQHAVSRGVPAFKIDRLVGTSYVLAGETVGTELRDASEFSTLLNATARYERADVGLAVCLGDREEAFDRAKELLANHRRNLSEGIEWVEEHGVTREEHIQWFDAGGEIRETIVGIIAGMSMGADGVARDVPIVAFARKGDEETKVSSRGTGPLVGRGLDLSAAMGEAARAVGGDGGGHDIAAGATIPAGTEPEFVERADRLVGEQLD, from the coding sequence ATGGCTGCCGCCGACGGTCCCGTCCCGGAGTTACAGAGTCGCGCCGACGCGTGCGCCGAGCGGCTGTGTTCGGCCGATCGCGTGTTGCTCGCCTCGCACATCGACGCCGACGGCCTGACGAGCGCGGCGGTCGCGGCGACCGCGCTCGAACGGGCGTCGATCCCCTTCGAGGCGGTGTTCGAAAAGCAACTCGACGCCGAATCCATCGCGTCGATCGCCGCCCGCGAGTACGAGACGGTGCTGTTCACCGACTTCGGCAGCGGACAGCTCGACGTCATCGCCGAACACGAGCGCGACGGCGCGTTCGTCCCCGTCATCGCCGACCACCACCGCCCCGCCGAGGCGGATACGGATCTCCACCTCAATCCACTGTTGGAGGGCATCGACGGCGCGTCGGAGCTGTCAGGCGCGGGGACCACTTACGTCCTCGCGCGGGCGCTCGCGGCGTGCTCGGACGCCGACGAGCGCCACGACAACCGGGATCTCGCGGCGCTGGCGGTCGTCGGCGCGGTCGGCGACATGCAGGCTTCAGACGGCGAACTCCACGGGGCGAACGCCGGAATCGTCGCCGAGGGCGTCGCCGCCGGCGCGCTCGAGGAGACGACGGACCTCGCGATATACGGCAAGCAGACCCGGCCGCTGCCGAAACTGCTCGAGTACGCCTCCGACGTTCGCATTCCGGGAATCACGAACGACGAGCGCGGCGTCGTCTCCTTTCTCGACGGGCTCGACGTCGAATGTCGCGCCGACGGCGCGTGGAAGCAGTGGGTGGACCTGACCGACGACGAGAAACAGCGACTCGCGAGCGCGCTCGTGCAACACGCCGTCTCGCGCGGCGTCCCGGCGTTCAAGATCGACCGGCTCGTCGGCACGAGCTACGTGCTCGCGGGCGAGACGGTCGGCACGGAACTCCGCGACGCCAGCGAGTTCTCGACGCTTCTGAACGCGACCGCGCGCTACGAGCGGGCCGACGTCGGCCTCGCGGTCTGTCTCGGCGACCGCGAGGAAGCGTTCGACCGGGCCAAAGAGCTGCTCGCGAACCACCGGCGGAACCTCTCGGAGGGGATCGAGTGGGTCGAAGAACACGGCGTCACCCGCGAGGAGCACATCCAGTGGTTCGACGCCGGCGGCGAGATCCGGGAGACGATCGTCGGCATCATCGCAGGCATGTCGATGGGGGCGGACGGCGTCGCGCGAGACGTTCCGATCGTCGCGTTCGCGCGGAAGGGAGACGAGGAGACGAAAGTCTCCTCGCGGGGGACCGGCCCGCTCGTCGGTCGGGGGCTCGATCTCTCGGCGGCGATGGGCGAGGCCGCGCGCGCGGTCGGCGGCGACGGCGGCGGTCACGACATCGCCGCGGGGGCGACGATCCCGGCCGGGACCGAGCCGGAGTTCGTCGAACGCGCCGATCGGCTCGTCGGCGAGCAGCTCGACTAA
- a CDS encoding phosphoglucomutase/phosphomannomutase family protein yields the protein MDIEFGTDGWRTTVDEFTAPRIRAVGQAVADHLRETGEDAPVAIGYDPREGSRPAAEELARVLCANGFDALVPERDTPTPVVAWTVTDRDLSGALQVTASHNPATYNGIKFVPSDGAPALPDVTDRLVAELKPPEPIDEERWGSVREIDMIGPYLDHAVSFVGTDLDGMAVAHDAMHGSGRGVTDELLSRAGATVTRRRNEADPEFGGSPPEPSAERLAELEAEVRSGDAELGIANDGDSDRIAVVTPERGVVDPNWVFAALYDHLLESAGGDAVRTVSTTAILDRIAEAHGRAVHETAVGFKWVAEAMADHGALVGGEESGGFGITAHLRNKDGVLIALVVAAAHGEEPLDDRLDRLRAEYGDIVQDRRSIDCPDDRKAAVLDRLGEELPETVAGSAIDRVGRTDGFKLFLSDGSWVLVRPSGTEPKLRVYAEAGSDERVDELLSAGMALLEPLV from the coding sequence ATGGACATCGAATTCGGCACCGACGGCTGGCGGACGACGGTCGACGAGTTCACCGCGCCGCGGATCCGCGCCGTCGGGCAGGCGGTCGCCGACCACCTGCGCGAAACCGGCGAGGACGCGCCCGTCGCCATCGGCTACGATCCCCGCGAGGGATCGCGACCGGCCGCCGAAGAGCTTGCTCGCGTCCTCTGTGCCAACGGCTTCGACGCGCTCGTCCCCGAGCGTGACACGCCGACGCCGGTGGTCGCGTGGACGGTGACCGACCGCGACCTGTCGGGCGCGCTGCAGGTGACGGCGAGCCACAACCCGGCGACGTACAACGGGATCAAGTTCGTCCCGAGCGACGGCGCACCGGCACTGCCCGACGTGACCGACCGGCTGGTCGCCGAACTGAAGCCGCCGGAGCCGATCGACGAGGAGCGGTGGGGATCGGTCCGGGAGATCGATATGATCGGACCGTACCTCGACCACGCCGTCTCGTTCGTCGGGACCGACCTCGACGGGATGGCCGTCGCTCACGACGCGATGCACGGCAGCGGCCGCGGCGTCACCGACGAACTGCTCTCGCGTGCGGGGGCGACGGTCACCCGTCGCCGGAACGAAGCCGATCCCGAGTTCGGCGGCTCACCGCCCGAGCCGTCCGCCGAGCGGCTCGCGGAACTCGAGGCCGAGGTCCGATCCGGCGACGCCGAGTTGGGGATCGCCAACGACGGCGACTCCGACCGGATCGCGGTCGTCACCCCCGAGCGCGGCGTCGTCGATCCGAACTGGGTGTTCGCGGCGCTGTACGACCACCTGCTGGAATCGGCGGGCGGCGACGCCGTCCGAACCGTCTCGACGACCGCGATCCTCGATCGGATCGCGGAGGCGCACGGGCGCGCGGTCCACGAGACGGCCGTAGGGTTCAAGTGGGTCGCGGAGGCGATGGCCGATCACGGCGCGCTCGTCGGTGGCGAGGAGTCGGGCGGGTTCGGGATCACGGCGCACCTGCGCAACAAGGACGGCGTGTTGATCGCGCTCGTCGTCGCGGCGGCCCACGGCGAGGAGCCGCTCGACGACCGACTCGACCGCCTCCGAGCCGAGTACGGCGACATCGTCCAGGACCGACGGAGCATCGACTGCCCCGACGACCGGAAGGCGGCCGTACTGGATCGCCTCGGCGAGGAGTTGCCCGAGACCGTGGCCGGCTCCGCGATCGACCGCGTCGGCCGCACCGACGGCTTCAAGCTCTTCTTGTCGGACGGCTCGTGGGTCCTCGTCCGGCCGAGTGGCACGGAGCCGAAGCTGCGAGTCTACGCCGAAGCCGGGAGCGACGAACGCGTCGACGAACTGCTCTCGGCCGGGATGGCGCTGCTGGAACCGCTCGTGTGA
- the larE gene encoding ATP-dependent sacrificial sulfur transferase LarE: protein MDIEATRDDAIEDLRRFDGVLVAFSGGVDSAVVAALAEAALGDRAVACTAKSETLPAAELEDAARVAEEIGIRHEVVSFSELDSEAFVANDDERCYHCRSMRLGKMFETARELGIETVCDGTNASDPGEGHRPGLRAVEELDAYSPLLEHGIEKEGVRAIAREYGLSVADKPSMACLSSRIPTGLEVTESRLSRIEKAETLLRTWGFEQFRVRDHDGLARIEVGADELEQALDPEFAAAVCRHLSDVGFDHVTLDLEGYRTGSVSPASDGGSDESAVDVETVLGTEYPTVDD from the coding sequence ATGGATATCGAGGCCACACGCGACGACGCGATCGAGGACCTCCGTCGGTTCGACGGGGTGCTCGTCGCCTTCTCCGGCGGCGTCGACTCGGCGGTCGTCGCCGCACTCGCCGAGGCGGCGCTGGGCGATCGCGCCGTCGCCTGCACCGCGAAAAGCGAGACGCTGCCGGCCGCCGAACTGGAGGACGCCGCGCGGGTCGCCGAGGAGATCGGCATCCGCCACGAGGTCGTCTCCTTCTCGGAGCTCGACAGCGAGGCGTTCGTCGCCAACGACGACGAGCGCTGTTATCACTGCCGGTCGATGCGGCTCGGGAAGATGTTCGAGACGGCGCGCGAACTCGGTATCGAGACGGTCTGCGACGGGACGAACGCCTCCGACCCCGGGGAGGGGCATCGCCCCGGCCTGCGTGCCGTCGAGGAGCTGGACGCCTACTCGCCGTTGCTCGAACACGGCATCGAGAAGGAGGGCGTGCGCGCCATCGCGCGCGAGTACGGTCTCTCCGTCGCTGACAAACCCTCAATGGCGTGTCTCTCCTCGCGCATCCCAACCGGTCTCGAAGTCACCGAATCGCGGTTAAGCCGCATCGAGAAGGCCGAGACGTTGCTCCGAACGTGGGGGTTCGAGCAGTTCCGCGTGCGCGATCACGACGGGCTCGCGAGGATCGAGGTCGGAGCGGACGAACTCGAACAGGCGCTCGATCCGGAGTTCGCGGCAGCAGTCTGTCGACACCTCTCGGACGTCGGCTTCGATCACGTCACGCTGGATCTGGAGGGATACCGGACGGGGAGCGTCTCGCCGGCGAGCGACGGTGGAAGCGACGAGTCGGCGGTCGACGTCGAGACCGTACTGGGGACGGAGTACCCGACCGTCGACGACTGA
- a CDS encoding sensor histidine kinase, whose protein sequence is MADDSPEQARLESQRDDLRLLNQVMRHDIRNDLQLIGAYAELLEDHVDEEGEQYLDIIKESTESATKLTTTARDLARVMLDTDGGNRSVSLDGVLARQVDEVRSSYPGAVITVEEPIPNVDVVGNDMLGSVFRNLLSNAVQHNDKTPPEVELSATEAGDHAEIRVADNGPGIPDTQKEDIFGKGEKGLDSSGAGIGLYLVQSLVETYGGDVFVENNDPEGSVFVVTLPTAE, encoded by the coding sequence ATGGCCGACGACTCTCCCGAGCAGGCACGTCTTGAATCCCAGCGCGACGACCTCCGGCTGCTCAATCAGGTCATGCGACACGATATCCGAAACGATCTCCAGCTGATCGGCGCGTACGCCGAACTCCTCGAAGATCACGTCGACGAGGAGGGCGAGCAGTATCTCGACATCATCAAAGAGAGTACCGAGAGCGCGACCAAGCTGACGACGACGGCGCGAGATCTGGCTCGTGTGATGCTCGATACGGACGGTGGGAACCGGTCAGTATCGCTCGATGGCGTCCTCGCCCGACAGGTCGACGAGGTTCGGTCGAGCTATCCCGGCGCGGTGATCACCGTCGAGGAGCCCATCCCGAACGTCGACGTGGTCGGCAACGACATGCTCGGGTCGGTCTTCCGGAACCTGCTCTCGAACGCGGTACAACACAACGACAAGACGCCGCCAGAAGTCGAACTCTCGGCGACCGAAGCGGGCGACCACGCCGAGATCCGCGTCGCGGACAACGGTCCCGGAATCCCCGATACGCAGAAGGAAGACATCTTCGGGAAGGGCGAGAAAGGCCTCGATAGCTCGGGAGCCGGGATCGGGCTCTACCTCGTGCAGTCGCTCGTCGAAACGTACGGCGGCGACGTTTTCGTCGAGAACAATGATCCGGAGGGATCGGTGTTCGTGGTCACGCTCCCGACCGCCGAGTGA
- a CDS encoding histidine phosphatase family protein has translation MTRVVAVRHGETDWNRNGRMQGWAPVPLNETGREQARNVGQWLAESYDVDRVLASDLLRTRETTDLLLDSVGDRSVSFESAWRERGLGVYQGLSYEDVEERFPIYGLSETAYRAVEATPEGGESFRDVKERVVGRFDGLGGGDDETLLLVTHGGPLCILLGHVKGLGLTESLVNHHPENCAVTELLVNGGETTIVRESAVPDRE, from the coding sequence ATGACGCGCGTGGTCGCCGTCCGTCACGGCGAAACCGACTGGAACCGAAACGGCCGGATGCAGGGGTGGGCCCCCGTTCCGCTGAACGAGACCGGGCGTGAGCAGGCGCGAAACGTCGGCCAGTGGCTGGCCGAGTCCTACGATGTCGACCGCGTCCTCGCCTCAGATCTCCTTCGAACGCGTGAAACGACCGATCTGCTTCTCGATTCGGTCGGCGATCGATCCGTTTCGTTCGAGTCGGCCTGGCGAGAGCGCGGCCTCGGGGTGTACCAGGGGCTCAGCTACGAGGACGTCGAGGAACGGTTCCCGATCTACGGTCTCAGCGAGACGGCCTACCGGGCGGTCGAGGCAACCCCGGAGGGCGGGGAGTCATTCCGCGACGTGAAAGAGCGCGTCGTCGGTCGGTTCGATGGTCTCGGCGGTGGCGACGACGAGACGCTCCTCCTCGTCACCCACGGCGGCCCGCTGTGCATCCTGCTCGGCCACGTCAAGGGGCTCGGTCTGACGGAGTCGCTGGTGAACCATCACCCGGAGAACTGCGCGGTCACGGAGCTTCTGGTGAACGGCGGCGAGACGACGATCGTTCGCGAGAGCGCCGTCCCGGACCGGGAGTAG
- a CDS encoding phosphatase PAP2 family protein: MVQLLGELFEYVLAIDALTVELILELRHPILTNLMTSVTGLGSVAAGLAVVGLFYLAEWREEFLVTLIALSITAVVVAVLMTVVQRPFPTQPVCLTDGAGTPTTSFPSGHAAAVTAYAMVARNSDELPFRSVATLAAVVAVSRIYLGTHFLSDTVAGIAIGIASVMIAERVLACTDLDAVFRKLPQ; encoded by the coding sequence ATGGTGCAGTTACTCGGCGAACTCTTCGAATACGTCCTGGCGATCGATGCGCTCACTGTGGAGCTGATCCTCGAGCTACGCCACCCAATCCTGACAAATCTGATGACGTCCGTGACCGGACTGGGCTCCGTAGCGGCTGGACTCGCTGTCGTCGGACTGTTCTACCTGGCGGAGTGGCGCGAGGAGTTCCTGGTTACGCTCATCGCGCTTTCGATCACAGCGGTGGTCGTCGCGGTCCTGATGACGGTCGTCCAGCGCCCGTTTCCGACCCAGCCGGTCTGTCTGACTGACGGTGCCGGGACGCCGACGACGTCGTTCCCGTCCGGCCACGCGGCCGCCGTCACGGCGTACGCGATGGTGGCTCGGAACTCCGACGAGTTGCCGTTCAGATCGGTCGCCACGCTCGCCGCCGTCGTCGCCGTATCGCGGATCTATCTCGGTACCCACTTTCTGTCCGATACTGTGGCGGGTATCGCGATCGGCATCGCTTCGGTGATGATCGCCGAGCGAGTTCTTGCTTGCACGGACCTCGACGCAGTGTTCAGAAAACTGCCACAGTAG
- a CDS encoding metal-dependent hydrolase: MLFLTHLAAAAVAGRVSRLSTPWLLVGAALPDLIDKPLGALGVVELYHSIGHSVFLALLLVPIALYGRAGMAAAIGWGSHLCLDAIHVVINGRPGHALFLLWPFVESADPLAIPPGAFFWYYLGTPSFYLEVIVWIALFAALAADRFLPSRVRAE, from the coding sequence ATGCTCTTTCTGACGCATCTCGCTGCTGCCGCCGTCGCCGGGAGAGTGTCCCGGTTATCGACGCCGTGGCTGCTCGTCGGCGCGGCGCTCCCGGACCTCATCGATAAGCCACTCGGGGCGCTCGGCGTAGTCGAGCTGTACCACTCAATCGGCCACAGTGTCTTTCTCGCCTTGCTTCTTGTCCCGATCGCACTGTACGGTCGGGCCGGGATGGCCGCCGCGATCGGGTGGGGCTCACATCTGTGTCTCGACGCCATACACGTCGTGATCAACGGGCGGCCCGGCCACGCGCTGTTCCTGCTGTGGCCGTTCGTCGAATCTGCCGACCCGCTCGCGATCCCTCCAGGAGCGTTCTTTTGGTACTACCTCGGCACGCCGTCGTTCTACCTCGAGGTCATCGTGTGGATTGCGTTGTTCGCTGCTCTCGCCGCCGATCGGTTCCTGCCGTCCCGCGTTCGGGCCGAATGA
- a CDS encoding CDP-alcohol phosphatidyltransferase family protein, which yields MAELRRKRSVSVGLGVGLPAFAALCLAAVLWGVLPLDETEQLLVSPAVVAGICWAGQLWYVGYSVDTVGLTGGVRRRLFGLANTLTLLRGALYAVVAGFVVVPATTDLAWVPALCYGVGAVLDKLDGTVARSVGQQTALGARLDTAFDTFGFVAAPLLAVLWGLLPIWYLSISAARYVFLAGIRWRRLRDRPVFDRPDSDLGRYLAGVQMAFITIALVPSTPTDLVWTVAPIVLAPSLAVFARDSLTVSGRLPRTNT from the coding sequence ATGGCTGAACTGCGGCGTAAGCGGTCAGTCTCGGTCGGTCTCGGGGTCGGTCTGCCGGCGTTCGCCGCGCTCTGTCTGGCTGCCGTCCTTTGGGGGGTTCTCCCACTCGACGAGACGGAACAGCTGCTGGTCTCTCCGGCCGTAGTCGCTGGGATCTGCTGGGCGGGACAGCTCTGGTACGTGGGGTACAGCGTCGACACCGTGGGCTTGACCGGTGGCGTCCGGCGTCGCCTGTTCGGGCTGGCGAACACGCTTACACTGCTCCGGGGGGCGCTCTATGCGGTCGTGGCTGGGTTCGTCGTCGTCCCGGCTACGACGGATCTCGCCTGGGTCCCGGCACTGTGTTACGGCGTTGGCGCCGTCCTCGACAAACTCGACGGCACCGTCGCCCGGAGCGTCGGCCAACAGACGGCTCTTGGAGCTCGCCTCGATACGGCCTTCGACACCTTCGGTTTCGTTGCCGCCCCGCTGTTAGCGGTGTTGTGGGGTCTGTTACCGATCTGGTATCTCTCGATTTCGGCCGCTCGATACGTCTTTCTCGCGGGCATTCGTTGGCGGCGCCTCCGTGACCGTCCCGTGTTCGATCGCCCCGACAGCGACCTCGGGAGGTATCTCGCAGGTGTTCAGATGGCCTTCATTACGATCGCGCTCGTCCCGTCGACGCCGACTGATCTCGTCTGGACCGTCGCGCCGATCGTGCTCGCGCCGTCGCTGGCCGTGTTCGCCCGGGACTCCCTCACCGTCAGCGGCCGGCTTCCCCGCACCAATACCTGA
- a CDS encoding DUF7475 family protein, translating into MATSETQGFSTESLRGPHWVGILAALVSAVIHVLLGVRMSISMSPSAMSISFILAGLGFLGGIVLVVLDRRRRAVYAAGIPFTLLQIVLWYYLNFAAGPKSFPADIGTLGAVDKVAQVVLVAVLVVLLR; encoded by the coding sequence ATGGCAACGAGCGAAACCCAGGGATTCAGCACAGAATCGTTGCGCGGCCCCCACTGGGTGGGTATCCTCGCGGCGCTGGTCTCCGCCGTTATACACGTTCTGCTCGGGGTTAGAATGAGCATCAGTATGTCCCCCTCGGCGATGAGCATCAGTTTCATCCTCGCCGGGTTGGGCTTTCTTGGCGGGATCGTACTCGTCGTCCTCGATCGCCGTCGGCGGGCGGTCTACGCCGCCGGGATCCCGTTCACGCTGCTCCAGATCGTCCTGTGGTACTATCTCAACTTCGCCGCCGGTCCGAAATCGTTCCCGGCGGATATTGGCACGCTCGGCGCCGTCGACAAGGTCGCACAGGTCGTTCTCGTCGCCGTCCTCGTCGTCTTGCTGCGGTAG